In the genome of bacterium, one region contains:
- a CDS encoding DMT family transporter produces the protein MPILGELAALGTSVLWAFNAVFFTEASRRIQVIAVSVLRLTLASILLIAVHLLAGGRFAFPLQSMIWLSISGIVALAVGDWFLFAAFAKIGPRIVLLVMTLSPVFSALIAWIFLKETLSLLSISGIMLVLAGICLVVLNKKDSQHLDRRSVIAGVLMAVAASIGQGAGLVLAKQGMIEGVNVLDATMLRVLAATAVTSLYVLFAGKTKEVVGSVKDGKAMLHVSLGTTIGLIIGTLLALYAINNTKVGIGATFISLSPVVMLPLSRIIYKERITFFAIAGTLAALAGVALILIR, from the coding sequence ATGCCCATTCTTGGCGAACTCGCCGCTCTCGGGACTTCCGTTCTCTGGGCATTTAACGCCGTATTCTTTACCGAGGCTTCAAGGCGCATACAGGTTATTGCTGTAAGCGTTTTGAGGCTTACACTTGCCTCAATCCTCTTAATTGCGGTTCACCTTCTTGCTGGAGGAAGATTTGCCTTCCCTCTACAATCAATGATTTGGCTCTCCATCTCGGGTATTGTTGCGCTAGCAGTGGGCGACTGGTTTCTTTTTGCGGCATTCGCTAAAATAGGTCCCCGAATTGTTCTTCTCGTAATGACCTTAAGTCCCGTATTCTCGGCATTAATAGCATGGATATTCCTGAAAGAAACTCTATCACTTCTTTCAATATCAGGCATTATGCTTGTGCTGGCAGGGATATGTCTCGTTGTCTTAAACAAGAAGGATAGTCAGCATTTGGATAGACGCTCCGTTATAGCCGGCGTTTTGATGGCGGTAGCAGCATCAATAGGGCAGGGTGCCGGTCTCGTACTTGCCAAGCAGGGAATGATTGAGGGCGTAAACGTTCTGGACGCCACCATGCTCAGGGTTCTTGCTGCGACAGCGGTCACGAGTCTTTACGTTCTGTTCGCAGGGAAGACTAAAGAAGTAGTCGGTTCAGTTAAGGATGGAAAAGCCATGCTTCATGTATCTCTGGGAACGACAATCGGATTGATAATAGGCACTCTCTTAGCGCTTTATGCGATAAATAACACGAAGGTGGGAATTGGCGCGACGTTTATCTCGTTATCGCCGGTTGTGATGCTTCCCTTGTCAAGGATTATTTACAAGGAGCGAATAACTTTTTTTGCCATTGCAGGAACATTGGCGGCTCTTGCAGGAGTCGCCTTGATTCTTATCAGATAG